One genomic segment of Gottschalkia acidurici 9a includes these proteins:
- a CDS encoding PhnE/PtxC family ABC transporter permease translates to MSKLKIPIETRKKTFLTMVLISAFIWSLFSVSWGSDLIHSGGKNAIAQIIRSLFNPDLSEYVIKSALIAAWRTLVYAIAGMTLAIIIAFILGILASGVLSNNRVILYISKGIFRGILGLMRAIHELVWAWLFVAAIGLTPYAAIFAIAIPYGGILGRIFADILNDVPHEPIEALKSSGASRLQILFYTYLPIAKTDMISYTMYRFECAVRSSTIMSFVGLGGLGFQIQLALQDLNYSQAWTYMFFLLVLIVLIDFWSSLIRKDLVEGKSKLDFVKLSLILLSLLIAISWLYIYVVEKADFISLFSEKNAFYAKKFIKGMIGIGEESPAFLNMESWINIMKLTYETVQMSIMAIGFSTIGMILTVIPASRNVANGTLTLNKRWYSWIIFWICRFLYLFSRAVPELVWAMIIIFILKPGILPGAIALALHNFGILGKLCSEVVEDLDLRPIRNLSSSGAGTGQILVYSVIPTVMQKFLTFILYRWEVIIRTTIVVGFIGAGGLGMEFKLAMSYFKYSEITLILIFYMILVIFADLLSEGSRKLVE, encoded by the coding sequence ATGAGTAAACTTAAAATTCCTATTGAAACTCGAAAAAAAACATTTCTAACAATGGTTCTTATTTCAGCTTTTATATGGAGTTTATTTTCAGTCAGCTGGGGATCTGATCTTATCCATTCAGGAGGAAAAAATGCTATAGCACAAATTATAAGATCTTTATTTAATCCTGATTTATCAGAGTATGTAATCAAGTCAGCTTTAATAGCTGCTTGGAGAACCTTAGTTTATGCTATTGCGGGGATGACATTAGCTATAATTATAGCTTTTATACTTGGGATATTAGCATCGGGTGTACTTTCAAATAATAGGGTGATTCTTTATATATCTAAAGGAATATTTAGGGGTATATTAGGACTTATGAGAGCTATTCATGAACTTGTTTGGGCTTGGTTGTTTGTTGCTGCAATTGGATTGACCCCGTATGCTGCTATATTTGCTATTGCAATTCCATATGGGGGTATATTAGGGCGTATCTTTGCAGATATACTTAATGATGTTCCACATGAACCTATAGAAGCCTTGAAGTCGTCAGGAGCTTCGAGATTACAAATCTTATTTTATACATATTTACCAATAGCTAAAACGGATATGATAAGTTATACAATGTATAGATTTGAATGTGCAGTTCGTTCATCGACAATAATGAGTTTTGTAGGACTTGGAGGGCTAGGATTTCAAATTCAGCTTGCACTTCAAGATTTAAATTATAGTCAGGCTTGGACGTATATGTTCTTTTTGTTAGTTTTAATAGTATTGATAGATTTTTGGAGTAGTTTAATTAGAAAAGACCTAGTGGAAGGAAAATCAAAACTTGATTTTGTTAAACTCTCTCTTATACTACTATCACTACTAATAGCTATATCATGGTTATATATATATGTAGTAGAAAAAGCAGATTTTATATCACTATTCTCTGAGAAAAATGCATTTTATGCAAAAAAGTTTATTAAAGGTATGATTGGAATTGGAGAAGAAAGCCCAGCTTTTCTGAATATGGAAAGTTGGATAAATATAATGAAACTAACTTACGAAACGGTACAAATGAGCATTATGGCAATAGGGTTTTCAACAATAGGTATGATATTAACTGTTATACCGGCTTCAAGAAATGTTGCAAATGGTACATTAACTTTAAATAAAAGGTGGTATAGCTGGATTATATTTTGGATATGTCGTTTTCTTTATTTATTCTCAAGAGCTGTCCCAGAGCTTGTTTGGGCCATGATTATAATATTCATTTTAAAACCAGGTATTCTTCCAGGAGCAATAGCTTTAGCATTACATAACTTTGGAATACTTGGGAAGCTATGTTCTGAGGTAGTAGAAGATTTAGACCTAAGGCCAATACGGAATTTATCTTCAAGTGGTGCTGGAACTGGCCAGATTCTTGTATATAGTGTAATACCAACAGTGATGCAAAAGTTTCTAACATTTATACTGTATCGTTGGGAAGTAATTATTCGTACAACTATAGTAGTAGGATTTATAGGTGCCGGTGGATTAGGTATGGAGTTTAAACTTGCTATGAGCTACTTTAAATATTCAGAAATAACACTAATATTAATTTTTTATATGATACTAGTAATATTTGCAGATTTATTATCAGAAGGATCACGCAAATTAGTTGAGTAG
- a CDS encoding AraC family transcriptional regulator yields the protein MSCKEYHQFAIEDNICLELKSHNIDNAINIYNEYFPNNNFKSLSGDFYIRSLKNHIICLLVSLSRTLTSDNNKLMKLRNSCNRFILNIESKNCINGIVKVGECAIRSFGQILKSCPYDCNNELISSAIKYIENNLDSDLTLEMVAKEVHISKNYLSSLFYKKTNMRFTEFVNNLRVLKAKELLVNCDFSLSYISNLCGFKNQSYFSTIFKKHTGVGPLDYRNNENKK from the coding sequence TTGAGCTGTAAAGAGTATCATCAATTTGCTATAGAGGATAATATATGTCTTGAATTAAAGTCACATAATATAGACAATGCTATAAATATATACAATGAATACTTTCCTAATAATAATTTTAAAAGTCTTAGTGGAGATTTCTATATTAGATCTCTAAAGAATCATATTATATGTCTTCTAGTTTCTTTAAGTAGAACATTAACTTCTGATAATAATAAACTAATGAAATTAAGAAATAGCTGCAACAGATTTATCTTAAATATAGAAAGTAAGAATTGTATTAATGGAATTGTTAAAGTAGGCGAATGTGCCATAAGAAGTTTTGGACAAATACTAAAATCATGTCCTTATGACTGTAATAATGAACTCATAAGTAGTGCTATTAAGTATATAGAAAACAACTTAGATTCAGATCTTACTTTAGAAATGGTAGCAAAAGAAGTTCACATATCTAAAAACTATTTATCTAGCCTCTTTTATAAAAAGACAAACATGAGGTTTACTGAATTTGTTAATAATTTAAGAGTTTTAAAAGCAAAAGAACTTTTAGTTAATTGTGACTTTTCCCTATCATATATTTCAAATTTATGTGGTTTTAAGAACCAAAGCTATTTTTCTACTATCTTTAAAAAACATACTGGTGTAGGTCCCTTAGATTATAGAAATAATGAAAATAAAAAGTAG
- a CDS encoding DUF3793 family protein, with protein sequence MSIEKMKVDFFRKINCASDLEYMRCFITYMISPVITGIKPSSTVSLNNNIRNMYNTWKIYGEDLLNEFGLDSIKLKESSETAIILIYNRKLLEDHLLIDKNRSFLCKLGYGENLNIDHCLNCLKDKFADVEFPDESGIFLGIPIEDVLGFMSNKDCLFCGYWKVYDNYDRAQKVFRLYDNSKRAIISSVLRNKELNLVHKNINHIYRSELYTVVNS encoded by the coding sequence ATGAGTATTGAAAAGATGAAAGTAGACTTTTTTAGAAAAATAAATTGTGCAAGTGATCTTGAATATATGAGATGTTTTATAACTTATATGATATCACCAGTTATAACAGGAATTAAACCATCTTCTACAGTATCGTTAAACAATAATATTAGAAATATGTATAACACGTGGAAAATATATGGTGAGGACTTGTTAAACGAATTTGGATTAGATAGTATTAAGTTAAAAGAATCATCTGAAACTGCTATAATATTAATCTATAATAGAAAATTATTAGAAGATCATTTATTAATAGATAAAAATAGAAGTTTTTTATGTAAATTGGGATATGGAGAAAATTTAAATATAGATCACTGCTTGAATTGCTTAAAAGATAAATTCGCAGATGTAGAATTCCCAGATGAAAGTGGTATATTCCTAGGCATACCTATTGAAGATGTATTAGGATTCATGAGTAACAAAGATTGCTTATTCTGTGGATACTGGAAAGTATATGATAATTATGATAGGGCACAAAAAGTATTTAGGCTTTATGATAATTCTAAAAGAGCAATAATTAGTAGTGTTTTAAGAAATAAAGAGTTAAACTTAGTTCATAAGAATATAAATCATATATATAGAAGTGAGCTATATACAGTAGTAAATAGTTAG
- the nadA gene encoding quinolinate synthase NadA: MNKQEMIEEIKRLKKQKNAVILAHNYQIPEIQDIADIVGDSLKLSQEAANSNADIIILSGVHFMAESAKILSPEKKVLLPNIDAGCPMADMIDIEKLRLFKEKHPEAPVVCYVNTSAEVKAESDVCCTSSNALKIVKNLDADKVLFIPDRNLGAFIATQIPEKEIVCFDGFCITHNRIELEEIENVRKEYPTALILAHPECDPEVVKRADFVGSTSQIINFAKESDNEIFIIATEMGIMHKLENDNKGTNKKFYMLSPSLICSNMKKNRLEDIYYALEEENYEIKVDEDIRLRAIKSLDRMLELS; encoded by the coding sequence ATGAATAAACAAGAAATGATAGAAGAAATAAAAAGATTAAAAAAACAGAAAAATGCGGTTATTTTAGCTCATAATTATCAAATACCAGAAATACAGGATATAGCAGATATAGTAGGAGATTCTTTAAAATTAAGCCAAGAAGCAGCTAATTCCAATGCTGATATAATAATTCTTAGCGGGGTACACTTTATGGCTGAAAGTGCGAAAATACTATCTCCAGAAAAGAAAGTGTTACTTCCTAATATAGACGCAGGATGTCCTATGGCCGATATGATAGATATAGAAAAACTGAGATTATTTAAAGAAAAACATCCAGAAGCACCAGTAGTTTGTTATGTAAACACATCTGCTGAAGTTAAAGCTGAAAGTGATGTTTGCTGTACTTCTTCAAATGCATTGAAAATAGTTAAAAACTTAGATGCTGATAAGGTACTATTTATACCAGATAGAAATCTAGGGGCATTTATAGCAACTCAAATACCAGAAAAAGAAATAGTATGCTTTGATGGGTTCTGTATTACTCATAATAGAATTGAATTAGAAGAAATAGAAAATGTAAGAAAAGAATATCCAACGGCACTTATATTAGCACATCCAGAATGTGATCCAGAAGTGGTTAAAAGAGCAGACTTTGTGGGAAGTACTTCACAAATTATAAATTTTGCAAAAGAGTCTGATAATGAAATATTTATAATAGCTACTGAGATGGGAATAATGCATAAGCTAGAAAATGATAATAAAGGAACTAATAAAAAATTCTATATGTTATCACCATCATTGATATGTTCAAATATGAAGAAAAATAGGCTAGAGGACATATATTATGCTCTGGAAGAAGAGAATTATGAGATAAAAGTAGATGAAGATATAAGACTAAGAGCTATAAAATCTTTAGATAGAATGTTAGAGTTAAGTTAG
- the nadB gene encoding L-aspartate oxidase: MKNWDVIIIGTGISGLFTALNIDEKLKVLVITKTSIDRGNSTLAQGGIVSCINPKIHFEDTLRAGAYYNNQEVIKVVEEDSIENIEKLISYGVNFDKDENGNLRYTREGGHRDRTILYAKDITGKEIIRTLIRQVKNRKNISILEDTFIIKIIKENQSVSGVITLNKNNGIDICKSKLIVVSSGGIGQVYKNTTNLEEITGDGIAIAHESGARIKDMEFVQFHPTAMYEEDNNRRFLISEAVRGEGAILRNINGEAFMNKYHDMADLAPRDIVARSIFKEMESTKTSFVYLDITHKDSKYIKDRFPNIYQNCLDKDIDITKQYIPVAPAEHYIMGGIETDLQGRTNIEGLYACGECACTGLHGANRLASNSLLEGIVFGNRVAKDINNNHDNIKDSKRKLNSQNDIDLTEEYMRHNNVNNKINYKEIEKSLKYTMDKHVSIVRNKGGLLKAFNMVKELEELINKEKVLDKKYFELKNMISVSLLIIEGALGRSESLGAHFII; the protein is encoded by the coding sequence GTGAAAAACTGGGATGTTATAATAATAGGTACAGGTATATCAGGATTATTTACTGCTCTTAATATAGATGAAAAGTTAAAGGTATTAGTTATCACAAAAACTTCTATAGATAGAGGTAATAGTACTTTAGCTCAGGGTGGAATAGTGTCGTGTATAAATCCTAAAATTCATTTTGAAGATACATTAAGAGCTGGTGCCTATTATAATAATCAAGAGGTTATAAAAGTTGTAGAAGAAGACAGCATTGAAAATATAGAGAAACTGATATCATACGGTGTGAACTTTGATAAAGATGAAAATGGAAATCTAAGATATACAAGAGAAGGTGGACATAGAGATAGAACTATACTTTATGCCAAGGACATAACAGGTAAAGAGATAATAAGAACATTAATACGACAAGTTAAAAATAGAAAAAATATAAGTATACTAGAAGACACATTTATTATTAAAATTATAAAAGAAAATCAAAGTGTAAGTGGAGTAATAACTTTAAATAAAAATAATGGGATAGATATATGTAAGTCTAAACTCATAGTAGTATCATCAGGTGGGATTGGACAAGTGTATAAAAACACTACCAATTTAGAGGAGATAACAGGTGATGGTATAGCAATAGCGCATGAATCGGGAGCTAGGATAAAGGATATGGAGTTTGTACAATTTCATCCTACAGCAATGTATGAAGAGGATAATAATAGAAGATTTTTAATTTCTGAAGCTGTAAGAGGTGAAGGTGCTATACTTAGGAATATAAACGGAGAAGCATTTATGAATAAATATCATGATATGGCTGATTTAGCACCAAGAGATATAGTAGCTAGAAGTATATTTAAAGAAATGGAGAGTACAAAAACTTCATTTGTGTATTTAGATATAACTCATAAGGATTCTAAATATATAAAAGATAGATTTCCAAATATATATCAAAACTGTTTAGATAAAGATATAGACATAACCAAGCAATATATACCTGTAGCTCCAGCAGAGCACTATATAATGGGTGGAATAGAAACAGATTTACAAGGAAGAACTAATATAGAAGGATTATATGCTTGTGGTGAATGTGCATGTACAGGGCTTCATGGCGCTAATAGATTGGCTAGCAATTCATTATTAGAAGGTATAGTATTTGGTAATAGAGTAGCAAAGGATATAAATAATAATCATGATAATATAAAGGATAGTAAGCGTAAGTTGAATAGTCAAAATGATATAGACCTAACAGAAGAGTATATGAGACATAACAATGTTAACAATAAAATAAATTATAAAGAAATAGAAAAGAGCTTAAAATATACTATGGACAAACATGTCTCAATAGTTAGAAATAAAGGTGGGTTATTAAAAGCTTTTAATATGGTAAAAGAGTTAGAAGAATTAATAAATAAAGAAAAGGTACTAGATAAAAAATATTTTGAATTAAAAAATATGATTTCTGTGTCATTATTAATAATAGAAGGGGCTTTAGGAAGAAGTGAAAGCCTTGGTGCTCATTTTATTATATGA
- the nadC gene encoding carboxylating nicotinate-nucleotide diphosphorylase, with amino-acid sequence MLDKFLIEDIIKNALREDMNGGDITSDYLIDKLSIGKGIITSKEEGIICGLDIAELVFSTLDSTLTFTKLKKDGDMVTKGEDIATIEGSLFSILKGERVALNFLQRMSGIASKSRIFADRVKEYKVRVVDTRKTTPGLRVFEKYSVKIGGCFNHRHNLSDAVMIKDNHIIAAGGIKQAVEKLRKNIPHTTKIEVEVKNLEELQVALDLNTDIIMLDNMSIENMKKAVNITKGKAILEASGNVTEENVIEIAKTGVDIISVGALTHSVKSLDISLNILNL; translated from the coding sequence TTGTTAGATAAATTTTTGATAGAAGATATTATTAAGAATGCTCTTAGAGAGGACATGAATGGTGGGGACATAACTAGTGATTATTTAATAGATAAATTATCTATAGGAAAAGGAATAATTACATCAAAAGAAGAAGGTATAATATGTGGATTAGATATTGCTGAATTAGTATTCAGTACTTTAGATAGTACATTAACTTTTACTAAATTAAAGAAAGATGGGGATATGGTAACTAAGGGAGAGGATATAGCTACTATAGAAGGAAGTCTATTTAGTATATTAAAAGGAGAGAGAGTTGCTCTAAACTTTTTACAAAGGATGTCAGGTATAGCATCAAAATCAAGAATATTCGCTGATAGAGTAAAAGAATATAAAGTAAGAGTAGTTGATACTAGAAAAACAACACCAGGACTTAGAGTATTTGAAAAATATTCAGTAAAAATAGGTGGATGTTTCAATCATAGGCATAACCTTTCAGATGCAGTAATGATAAAAGATAATCATATAATAGCAGCAGGTGGAATAAAACAGGCTGTAGAGAAATTAAGAAAAAATATACCTCACACCACAAAAATAGAAGTAGAAGTCAAAAATCTAGAAGAGCTACAAGTAGCACTAGACTTAAATACAGACATAATTATGCTTGATAACATGAGTATAGAGAATATGAAAAAAGCAGTTAATATAACAAAAGGAAAAGCTATACTTGAAGCTTCAGGAAATGTTACAGAAGAAAATGTAATCGAAATCGCTAAAACTGGAGTTGACATCATATCGGTTGGAGCGCTTACTCACTCGGTTAAGAGTTTAGATATTAGTTTAAATATATTAAATTTATAG
- a CDS encoding transcription repressor NadR, whose protein sequence is MATEERRREISNILISTDKPIKGTELASRFDVSRQVIVQDIALLRAEGFDVIATPQGYIVPKYNNNKILKTIVSKHFSIDEVEDELVTMVDYGAKIVDVIVEHPIYGEMRGILDIGYKDEVNEFLKEVKNGNAEFLSTLTDGIHIHTIEVPNEESFAKLKKYY, encoded by the coding sequence ATGGCTACAGAAGAAAGAAGAAGAGAAATATCAAATATATTAATTAGTACAGATAAGCCAATAAAGGGAACAGAACTTGCTAGTAGATTTGATGTTTCTAGACAGGTCATAGTACAGGATATAGCTCTTTTAAGGGCAGAGGGGTTTGATGTTATAGCTACTCCTCAAGGATATATAGTACCTAAGTATAACAATAATAAAATACTTAAAACTATAGTTAGTAAACACTTTTCAATAGATGAAGTAGAGGATGAACTAGTGACTATGGTAGATTATGGTGCAAAGATAGTAGATGTTATAGTAGAACATCCTATATATGGAGAGATGAGAGGAATACTAGATATAGGATATAAGGATGAAGTAAATGAGTTCTTAAAGGAAGTTAAGAATGGAAATGCTGAATTTTTATCTACTCTTACAGATGGAATCCATATTCACACTATAGAGGTTCCTAATGAGGAAAGCTTTGCTAAACTAAAAAAGTATTATTAG
- a CDS encoding PTS transporter subunit IIC, protein MNSKRISIKDYFIKVLNGMALGLFSSLIIGLILKQIGTILGVEQLVSFGQIAQFLMGPAIGAGVAYSLQVSPLGIFAATVTGAIGAGTVTQVEGSFIINVGEPVGALVASLIGAEVSRLIQGRTKVDIVLVPALSIMAGGFTGIYLAPIISNFMRVLGEVINLATQQSPIPMGILVSVLMGIILTLPISSAAIAIALGLSGLAAGASTVGCSSQMIGFAIASFRENGIGGFIAQGFGTSMIQISNIVKNPKIFIPPIITSAILGPISTVVFKMEGTKVGAGMGTSGLVGQFATYDAMGNSGLVGIALLHFILPAIITFLISEFMRKKGWIKYGDMKLDN, encoded by the coding sequence ATGAACAGTAAAAGAATCTCTATAAAAGATTACTTTATAAAAGTTTTAAACGGGATGGCTCTAGGTCTCTTTTCATCCCTTATAATTGGACTCATATTAAAGCAGATAGGTACGATACTAGGCGTAGAACAGTTAGTAAGTTTTGGACAAATAGCACAATTTCTAATGGGACCTGCTATAGGCGCAGGAGTTGCATATAGCTTACAAGTATCTCCATTAGGAATATTTGCAGCTACAGTTACAGGGGCAATAGGAGCTGGAACTGTGACACAAGTAGAAGGAAGCTTCATAATAAATGTAGGAGAACCTGTAGGGGCACTAGTAGCATCACTCATTGGTGCTGAAGTTTCAAGATTAATTCAAGGAAGGACTAAAGTAGATATAGTTTTAGTACCTGCATTATCTATAATGGCCGGAGGATTCACAGGAATATATCTAGCACCTATAATATCAAATTTTATGAGAGTATTAGGAGAAGTTATAAATTTAGCTACACAGCAAAGTCCAATACCTATGGGAATATTAGTATCAGTTTTAATGGGTATAATTCTTACACTACCTATAAGCAGTGCTGCAATAGCTATAGCATTAGGATTAAGTGGACTTGCAGCAGGTGCATCTACGGTAGGATGCTCTAGTCAAATGATAGGGTTTGCTATAGCATCTTTTAGAGAAAATGGTATAGGGGGTTTTATAGCTCAAGGATTTGGGACTTCTATGATACAGATTTCAAATATAGTAAAAAACCCTAAAATATTTATTCCGCCTATAATAACTTCAGCTATATTAGGGCCTATATCTACTGTAGTATTTAAGATGGAAGGAACTAAAGTTGGAGCGGGAATGGGTACTAGTGGATTAGTTGGGCAATTCGCAACGTATGATGCTATGGGTAATAGTGGACTTGTGGGTATAGCTTTACTACACTTTATATTACCAGCAATAATAACCTTTTTAATATCAGAATTTATGAGAAAAAAAGGATGGATAAAATATGGAGATATGAAGCTTGATAATTAA
- a CDS encoding GGDEF domain-containing protein, translating to MYDEEIQKIFDKLEIFENLYEQIRFVDPLRKKVLIYKDKKINELNSNCYDIWQKNKICINCISMRAYNEKQTFVKIEYTPKKLYMITAMPVELSNRHIVIELFKDTTNSMLFGDDDSNSKLSMYSLIDSMNILILKDALTDVYNRRYINERLPVDIIGSVISDKNLSIIITDIDFFKTINDKYGHLAGDLILKEFSSILKECLKCEDDWIARYGGEEFLVCLHNSTLEKSVEVAELMRASIQDKKFIYDNNTIKITSSFGVCSVHSIDQPDISSLINCADKNLYIAKNKGRNRVQF from the coding sequence ATGTATGATGAAGAAATTCAGAAAATATTTGATAAACTAGAAATCTTTGAAAATTTATATGAACAGATACGTTTTGTTGATCCCTTACGAAAAAAAGTATTAATTTATAAAGATAAGAAAATTAATGAACTTAATTCAAACTGTTATGATATATGGCAAAAAAATAAAATTTGCATAAATTGTATATCAATGCGTGCATATAATGAGAAACAAACTTTTGTTAAAATCGAATATACTCCTAAAAAGCTTTATATGATAACTGCAATGCCTGTAGAGTTAAGTAATAGACATATTGTCATTGAATTATTTAAAGATACAACAAACAGTATGCTATTTGGAGATGACGACAGTAACTCAAAGCTTAGTATGTACTCACTTATAGACAGTATGAACATTTTAATATTAAAAGATGCTTTAACAGATGTCTATAATAGACGTTATATTAATGAAAGGCTCCCAGTTGATATTATTGGTTCCGTAATTTCAGATAAAAACTTATCAATTATTATTACAGATATTGATTTTTTTAAAACTATAAATGACAAGTATGGGCATTTGGCAGGAGATCTTATATTAAAAGAGTTTTCATCCATATTAAAAGAATGCTTGAAGTGTGAAGATGATTGGATTGCAAGATATGGTGGAGAAGAGTTCCTAGTTTGTCTTCATAACTCTACACTCGAAAAAAGTGTAGAAGTTGCAGAGCTTATGAGAGCATCAATACAAGATAAAAAGTTTATTTATGATAATAATACTATTAAAATTACTTCTAGTTTTGGTGTATGCAGTGTTCATAGTATAGATCAACCTGATATTTCTAGTTTAATTAACTGTGCTGATAAAAATCTTTACATTGCAAAAAACAAGGGAAGAAATAGAGTTCAATTCTAA
- a CDS encoding small, acid-soluble spore protein, H family yields MLKNKAQKVLHGNENYKVAYRDKMVWIEDIDESSNEALVSVIGTREKLRVPLSELDGKGFEIK; encoded by the coding sequence GTGTTAAAGAATAAAGCGCAGAAAGTTCTTCATGGAAACGAAAACTATAAAGTAGCTTATAGAGATAAAATGGTATGGATTGAAGATATAGATGAGTCAAGTAATGAAGCTTTAGTTTCAGTTATAGGAACTCGTGAAAAACTTAGAGTACCATTATCAGAGCTAGATGGTAAAGGATTCGAAATAAAATAA
- the guaD gene encoding guanine deaminase: MSIKAYKGNIIFTKALSEFTILEGGYIIVENDKVKGTFKSLPDDYKSVEVTDYGDKLIIPGFVDTHLHAPQFPNRGLGLDKELLPWLETYTFPEESKFSDVDYAKRVYSRLVHELWRVGTTRSVVFGTIHKDSTKALMDLFIEAGLGAFVGKVNMDRNSPDYLIEDTEQSLKDTEEILKEYSDKCPIVKPIITPRFVPTCTPELMKGLGELAKKYNAPIQSHLSENRGEVEWVKELHPDQPNYSKVYDAYGLFGDQPTVMAHCVHNNDDEIKLMAKNGVYVAHSPDSNYNLSSGIAPIRKYLDNGVNVGLASDISGGHTISIPECITTAVQGSKARWVYLEEGYNSLSTSEAFYIATKGGGSFLGKVGSFEEGYEFDALIIDDSSLADVNERSLSERIERFLYIGDDRNIVDRYVAGIKIKEPRIIK, translated from the coding sequence ATGAGTATAAAAGCATACAAAGGTAATATTATCTTTACTAAAGCTTTAAGTGAGTTCACAATTTTAGAAGGTGGATACATTATAGTAGAAAATGATAAAGTTAAAGGTACTTTTAAATCTCTACCAGATGATTATAAAAGCGTTGAAGTAACAGATTATGGTGACAAACTTATAATACCAGGTTTCGTTGATACTCATCTTCATGCACCTCAGTTTCCTAATAGAGGTCTTGGTCTTGATAAAGAACTTTTACCATGGCTTGAAACTTATACATTCCCAGAAGAATCTAAGTTCTCTGATGTAGATTATGCTAAGAGGGTATATTCAAGATTAGTACACGAATTGTGGAGAGTTGGTACTACTAGATCAGTAGTATTTGGAACTATACACAAAGACTCTACTAAAGCCCTAATGGATTTATTTATAGAAGCTGGACTTGGAGCGTTTGTTGGTAAAGTAAATATGGATAGAAATTCACCTGATTATTTGATTGAGGATACTGAGCAGTCTCTTAAAGATACTGAAGAAATATTAAAAGAGTACAGTGATAAATGTCCTATAGTAAAACCTATAATAACTCCAAGGTTTGTACCTACTTGTACTCCTGAGTTAATGAAAGGTTTAGGTGAACTAGCTAAGAAATACAATGCTCCTATTCAATCTCATTTATCTGAAAATAGGGGAGAAGTTGAGTGGGTTAAGGAACTACACCCTGATCAGCCTAATTATTCAAAAGTTTATGATGCTTACGGACTATTTGGTGATCAACCTACTGTAATGGCTCACTGTGTTCACAATAATGATGATGAAATTAAACTAATGGCTAAAAATGGAGTATATGTTGCTCATTCACCTGATTCAAATTATAACTTATCAAGTGGAATAGCTCCTATTAGAAAATATCTTGATAATGGTGTAAATGTAGGTCTTGCCTCAGATATATCTGGTGGTCACACTATATCTATACCTGAATGTATAACAACAGCTGTTCAGGGATCAAAAGCTAGATGGGTATACTTAGAAGAAGGTTATAACTCACTTAGCACTTCTGAAGCTTTTTATATAGCAACTAAAGGTGGAGGTAGCTTCTTAGGTAAGGTAGGAAGTTTTGAAGAAGGCTATGAATTTGATGCATTAATTATAGACGATTCTAGTTTAGCCGATGTTAACGAACGTAGTTTGAGCGAAAGAATAGAAAGATTTTTATATATAGGTGATGATAGAAATATTGTAGATAGATATGTAGCTGGTATTAAAATAAAAGAACCTAGAATCATAAAGTAA